A window from candidate division WOR-3 bacterium encodes these proteins:
- the topA gene encoding type I DNA topoisomerase, with amino-acid sequence MNKGKKVIIVESPTKGRTIKSFLGKDYTVVSSKGHIKDLPKSDLGISLENNFEPRYIKIKGKAKVINEIKKVCKNSSKIYIASDPDREGEAIAQHIAEELNSSAPIIKRALFHEITPEYVKKALQNPVSINQNLVDAHKARRVLDRLVGYFTSPFLWKVIKSGLSAGRVQSVALRLICEREKEIESFQPTPYWNIIGTFTTSKNEKFEAVLFKIEGTQRKILSEEELNKLKNLLQPGTKFNVTAYKITTPEKVPPPPFITSTLQQEASRQYNITPKKAMQIAQSLYEGVQLPQGTIGLITYMRTDSTRVNEQAIEAVREYIDGKFGSEYLPREPRKFKDRKTAQSGHEAIRPTRINIEPDEIIEHLTPDQYRIYKMIFERFVASQMANARYELKEAYLEYQGLEFKAEETKPIFLGYQLLTGETTQKGYLPKLKVGETVVLEEIKIEEKQTTPLPRFTEATLIKKLEENGIGRPSTYAHIIQTLFDRKYVVKENGKLIPTELGKEVYNIIIPRFNTIFEIPFTARMEEELDLVETGKKKWQDVVREFYEPFVAIINQANAEAENIKKNLQQTKDKNCPQCGRPMVVRWGKYGKFLACSGFPECKYSENLEVQTTDKKCPKCGKSLILKKGKFGEFLACGGYPDCKYTENLTHNVPCPVCNGTILIYSNKKGKIYKCKNCGYNSFYPPIEQKCPECGRGMVLKKDKPFCTQCKK; translated from the coding sequence GTGAACAAAGGAAAAAAGGTCATCATCGTTGAGTCCCCAACCAAGGGTAGGACGATAAAGTCCTTTTTGGGTAAAGATTACACAGTTGTATCATCAAAAGGGCATATAAAAGATTTGCCCAAATCCGACCTGGGCATATCACTTGAAAACAATTTTGAACCGCGCTATATAAAAATAAAAGGAAAAGCCAAGGTTATAAATGAAATAAAAAAGGTATGTAAAAATTCTAGCAAAATATATATCGCTTCTGATCCGGATCGCGAAGGAGAAGCAATCGCCCAGCATATCGCCGAAGAATTAAATTCCAGTGCTCCGATTATCAAAAGGGCATTGTTCCACGAAATCACTCCAGAATATGTGAAGAAAGCCCTTCAAAATCCGGTTTCCATCAATCAGAATCTTGTCGATGCCCACAAGGCGCGCCGGGTTCTTGACCGGCTCGTAGGTTATTTCACCAGTCCTTTCCTCTGGAAGGTAATAAAATCAGGGCTTTCTGCTGGCAGAGTGCAAAGTGTTGCCCTGAGGTTAATATGTGAACGGGAAAAAGAGATCGAATCCTTCCAACCGACGCCTTATTGGAATATCATTGGTACCTTCACCACTTCAAAAAACGAAAAATTTGAAGCTGTGCTCTTCAAGATCGAAGGCACCCAGAGAAAGATTCTTTCTGAAGAAGAACTCAATAAGCTGAAAAACCTTCTCCAACCAGGGACTAAATTTAATGTCACTGCCTATAAAATCACCACCCCAGAGAAAGTGCCACCGCCTCCTTTTATTACTTCCACCCTCCAGCAGGAAGCCTCCCGTCAATACAACATCACTCCTAAAAAGGCGATGCAAATCGCCCAAAGTCTTTATGAAGGTGTGCAACTCCCTCAGGGGACAATCGGTTTGATCACTTATATGCGAACAGATTCTACCCGGGTGAACGAACAGGCGATTGAAGCGGTTCGTGAATACATTGATGGAAAATTTGGAAGTGAATATCTCCCCCGTGAACCCCGAAAATTTAAGGACCGCAAGACTGCCCAATCAGGTCACGAAGCGATAAGACCAACCCGGATAAACATCGAACCCGACGAAATAATCGAACATCTCACTCCAGATCAGTACCGGATATACAAGATGATCTTTGAACGTTTTGTTGCTTCACAAATGGCGAATGCGCGTTACGAACTAAAGGAAGCCTACCTTGAATACCAGGGGTTGGAATTCAAAGCCGAAGAGACGAAACCTATCTTCCTCGGTTATCAATTGCTCACCGGAGAAACAACTCAGAAAGGCTACCTCCCTAAACTCAAGGTAGGTGAAACTGTGGTTTTAGAAGAAATAAAAATCGAAGAGAAACAAACCACCCCATTACCCCGTTTTACAGAAGCCACATTGATTAAAAAATTGGAAGAGAATGGGATCGGTCGCCCATCTACTTACGCTCACATCATCCAAACCCTATTTGACCGGAAATACGTCGTTAAAGAAAACGGTAAACTCATCCCCACGGAACTGGGTAAAGAAGTGTATAACATCATTATTCCCAGATTCAATACCATATTTGAAATACCCTTTACCGCCCGAATGGAAGAAGAACTGGATCTGGTGGAAACAGGGAAAAAGAAATGGCAGGATGTGGTAAGGGAGTTCTATGAACCTTTCGTGGCAATAATCAACCAGGCCAACGCCGAGGCAGAGAATATAAAAAAGAACCTCCAGCAGACGAAGGATAAAAACTGTCCCCAGTGCGGACGCCCGATGGTCGTCCGCTGGGGCAAATACGGTAAATTCCTCGCGTGTTCCGGTTTCCCCGAATGCAAATATTCGGAAAATCTTGAAGTCCAGACCACGGATAAAAAATGCCCCAAGTGTGGGAAATCCCTTATCCTGAAAAAAGGTAAATTCGGCGAATTTCTTGCGTGTGGTGGTTACCCGGACTGTAAATATACCGAAAACTTGACCCACAATGTCCCCTGCCCAGTTTGTAATGGAACGATTCTCATTTATTCCAACAAAAAGGGCAAAATCTATAAGTGCAAGAATTGCGGTTACAATTCCTTTTACCCACCAATTGAACAAAAGTGCCCGGAATGCGGCAGGGGTATGGTTCTGAAAAAAGACAAACCTTTCTGCACCCAATGCAAAAAATAA
- a CDS encoding cache domain-containing protein: MLRKFFNFRSLRTRLIFSYLLAVGMVGVLCTLSGIMMINQGIINQAQNRVSADLNSAREIYDQFANQILNVCKFTSTRFFLRRALMAKKTTEMIEELQRVLKSERVDFLSVCDANGIVFARAGNTSLWGDTFFNSLIEEVMRKKIPLCATEILSGEQLQKENPELKKRAEITILPTPRAKFQRTGIETSGLVILGAAPILDDNENLVGIVYAGKLINNNFDIVDRIKNTVFLNEQYKGRDIGTSTIFMRDLRVSTNVLNTDGSRAIGTLISREVYEAVLEKGQVWMARAFVVKDWYITAYQPIKNFAGEIIGVLYVGILEKKYTDMRNQFVLFFVGLTGFFMLIATGFSYFLSGKIIRSIAEITQAAREIGKGNFPEKINITTQDEIADLAKAFQYMIDSIKKRDEELKKYAQQTIAEAERLAIIGQLAAGVAHEINNPLTGILLYCDLMLKGLPEDHPHRKNLVRINNEAHRCKTIVKGLLDFARQKKPETKKVPINELIETTLNLLKTQAIFLNINIKLELDRNLPDIDLDPGQIQQVLINIIMNAVEAMEGKGDLSIRTGLSPDEKMVYVAISDTGPGIKPEHLKKIFEPFFTTKELTHGVGLGLSISKRIVEDHNGRIEVFSEPGKGATFVVKLPF, encoded by the coding sequence GTGCTGAGAAAATTTTTTAATTTCCGATCCTTAAGGACGAGGTTGATTTTCAGTTATCTTCTTGCGGTGGGGATGGTGGGTGTCTTATGCACTTTGAGCGGGATAATGATGATTAATCAAGGCATTATCAATCAAGCCCAAAACCGGGTGAGCGCCGACCTCAACTCCGCCCGCGAAATATATGACCAGTTTGCAAACCAGATTTTAAATGTTTGTAAATTTACGAGCACCAGATTTTTTCTACGAAGAGCCTTAATGGCGAAAAAAACGACCGAGATGATTGAGGAACTGCAACGGGTTCTTAAATCCGAAAGGGTAGATTTTCTTTCGGTTTGTGATGCTAATGGCATAGTTTTTGCCCGGGCTGGAAATACAAGTCTTTGGGGGGATACATTTTTTAATTCCTTAATTGAAGAAGTGATGCGGAAGAAAATACCTCTCTGTGCTACTGAAATATTATCAGGTGAGCAACTTCAGAAGGAAAATCCTGAACTTAAAAAAAGGGCTGAGATTACGATTTTACCAACCCCGCGTGCAAAGTTCCAACGGACTGGTATTGAGACATCGGGTTTGGTCATTTTAGGTGCCGCACCGATTCTTGACGATAATGAAAACCTGGTTGGTATTGTTTATGCGGGCAAATTAATCAACAACAATTTTGATATCGTCGACCGGATTAAAAACACAGTTTTCCTCAACGAACAATATAAGGGGCGTGATATCGGGACTTCCACGATTTTTATGCGTGACCTCAGAGTCTCTACAAATGTCTTGAATACCGATGGTTCAAGGGCAATAGGGACTCTTATCTCGCGCGAGGTGTATGAGGCAGTGCTGGAGAAAGGACAGGTGTGGATGGCAAGGGCATTTGTGGTTAAGGATTGGTACATCACTGCCTACCAGCCGATAAAAAATTTTGCTGGAGAGATCATCGGAGTTTTGTATGTGGGAATTCTTGAGAAAAAGTATACCGATATGCGCAATCAATTTGTGTTATTTTTTGTCGGTTTAACTGGCTTTTTTATGTTGATTGCAACGGGTTTTTCATATTTTTTATCAGGGAAGATTATCCGGTCGATTGCCGAGATTACACAGGCCGCACGCGAAATAGGTAAAGGTAATTTTCCAGAAAAGATTAATATTACCACCCAGGATGAGATTGCTGATTTGGCAAAAGCATTTCAGTATATGATTGATTCTATTAAAAAGAGGGATGAGGAGCTAAAAAAGTATGCCCAGCAAACGATTGCTGAAGCCGAACGGCTTGCCATCATCGGACAGCTTGCCGCCGGTGTGGCCCACGAAATAAACAATCCTTTAACAGGTATCCTCCTTTATTGCGATCTGATGTTAAAGGGTTTGCCTGAAGACCATCCACATCGGAAGAATTTAGTGCGGATTAATAACGAAGCTCATAGATGCAAGACCATTGTTAAGGGTTTACTCGATTTTGCCCGGCAGAAAAAACCCGAAACAAAGAAGGTTCCCATAAACGAATTGATTGAAACTACTTTGAATCTTTTGAAAACCCAGGCAATATTCTTGAATATTAATATAAAATTAGAGTTGGACAGAAATCTTCCGGATATTGATCTTGACCCTGGGCAGATCCAGCAAGTCTTGATAAATATAATAATGAACGCGGTAGAGGCAATGGAAGGTAAGGGAGATTTATCGATCAGGACCGGGCTTTCTCCTGACGAGAAGATGGTATATGTCGCCATTTCTGATACCGGTCCAGGAATAAAACCGGAACATCTTAAAAAGATATTTGAACCATTCTTCACCACAAAAGAGCTAACCCATGGTGTTGGATTGGGACTTTCCATCAGTAAACGGATAGTTGAGGACCATAATGGAAGAATTGAGGTCTTTAGTGAACCGGGTAAAGGAGCAACTTTTGTTGTTAAACTACCCTTTTAG